One Conger conger chromosome 7, fConCon1.1, whole genome shotgun sequence genomic window, TTGTTTCATTACTGCAGCTGGGTTACTTTTGAATGAAGTATCTGCACAATCTTGGTCCTTAGTTCCTTGGTCTGTATAGCATATATGATGGGGTTCATGTTGGCGGGAATGATGAGAAAGAGAAGTGCCGCCAACGTCCGGTAGCTATTGTGAATCTGAAGACGATGCAAAATGATGATGAGGTATCCAGACCAGAGCATGATCAGATAGAGGACCAGATGGGAGGCGCAAGTCTGCATGGCCTTTCTGTTCAGCTCCTTGTTCTTTTTGGAGACACAGCTGATCAGGATCCTGAAATATGTGAAGGCCACGCTGGCGATGGACAATCCAATGAGTATGATACTGCAGGTAAGCCCAGTGATGTTATTAATGCTCAAGTCCTGGCAGGAGAGCTTGTACAGAGATGCAATGTCGCAGAAGGCATTAAGAATAATGGAACGGCAGCGTGTTAGCCGTACTGCGAGGCCCAGTGGGATGGAGTTCACGGCGATCGATGTGCTCCATGCGGACACAGTCAGCTTAGCCACCATGGTGGGGCTCATGATGGAGGTGTACCTCAGAGGGTGGCATATGGCCAAATACCTGTCAAAGGCCATGATCATCATCACCGTGTGGCAGGACGTGCTATAAGCTTGGCTGAAGAAGGCCTGGGAGACACACCAGGAGTAGCTGATGGACGGGTTGGTGGAGACGATGTCCAACATCAATCGAGGCAGAACCACCGTGTTCCCCAGGACGTCGTTGAAAGACAGGCTGAAGAACAGCAGGTACATTGGCTGCTGAAGGCTCCTGTCCATCAAAATAAGCAGCATGACCCCTATGTTGGTGGTCAGGATGATCAGGTAGATGACCAAAAGCAGGGCAAATGCTGGGTAAATGAAACGATGGGGAATGCCGATGCCCTGAATCAACAGGATGGGACTGTTGTAGGTTATGTTCATCCCAGATTTCCTGGGAAATTCTGTCAGACTGAGAAAAGCAAAATATTATGCAGTGCCTAACATCTTGAACATTAACCGTTTCTGGTGTTTTGGCTCCATACACCAGAACATgacaaataataaaaccatgaatatgaggttaaagttcagacagatttaatatgaaatatgggCTAATTTTGCAGACTCCAATTAAGCCTAGTTTGAGATGAAATTCTATTTTCAATACACAACTCAGATTCTAACTCCTGAAAGTCCATCAGGTTGACTTTCACATTTCCTTAATTAAGTTCAGAAAGCTGCTTGACTGGGTGCCTGAGAGCCTCAGTGTCCTGGAGCAGACCCTGATAACAGACCAAAAACTGAAACGTGAtgagagaaatatatatatatcagagaAATCCCATTATTATAACTGGAATAACTTATCTTTATTTCTAAGGTCTGCAAGAATCATCTGTACTGTTCCCAATGCTCAGACAATATCATCTAGTACAACTTGAATCGCAGTAACTGAACCATTCTAAGACCTTACTTGGAAATGTAAAGGTGTAAATACCTGTCTTAGGTTTTGAGGTGGGCAGTCCTCTCTTCTTGACGGGCTCTCAGGTTTTATCCTGCCCTTTAGggaccctcccctctctgtcctgtcaCTCGTTTAGGCAGGAGAGGACCGCCCCCACACTCAGTGATGATGTAATGAATCCAAACACGGGTGATGCTGCTTCTGACATATTTCTGCAGTGTAACATGCAGCCTAGGGAATCAGAGCCACAGGTGCAGCCTCCCTGTGAGATACATTATTACTGCAGTAGTGTggcatttctgttcttggcctggatccaatcaacatttgttattCCCAGTCTCTCCTTGTGAGGGAGCgtgggcgggagaccaagagcgaccaggacgggatcacaaagttaccaatgaGAAGTTGAATAACCACTGATATAATCTTGGAAACCCTCACAAATGTGTGGGGCCACTAGAGGAgaggaaacaaacataaaacggGAAAGAAACTCCCCGGTGAAATgccaactgaaacaaaactgCAAAGTCTGTAGAACAGGGTATGTGCAGACTAGCACGGAATGCCCAAGGAAACGGGTGAGtctcatgtaaaaaaataactgaGAAAACGGAACCAATACTCACCTCCTTTTCGACAACAGAAAATTGATCACAGAGATAAGGTCGGTCAGGGAAAAACGAGATGCCTCAATGGAAGAGCTTTGATAAGGCTAAACCTCAAGAGGCGAACTCCGCCGCTAGCTCTTCTAAACAGAAGATGACTTAAGAAACTAAAATAGAGAAGGTACAAGGGAACGCCCCAACCAAAGAAAAGTAGAACTACTAGTGCCTATGCTTCAAATTAATTCTAAAGAGGTAACGTAATGC contains:
- the LOC133133548 gene encoding putative gustatory receptor clone PTE03 produces the protein MNITYNSPILLIQGIGIPHRFIYPAFALLLVIYLIILTTNIGVMLLILMDRSLQQPMYLLFFSLSFNDVLGNTVVLPRLMLDIVSTNPSISYSWCVSQAFFSQAYSTSCHTVMMIMAFDRYLAICHPLRYTSIMSPTMVAKLTVSAWSTSIAVNSIPLGLAVRLTRCRSIILNAFCDIASLYKLSCQDLSINNITGLTCSIILIGLSIASVAFTYFRILISCVSKKNKELNRKAMQTCASHLVLYLIMLWSGYLIIILHRLQIHNSYRTLAALLFLIIPANMNPIIYAIQTKELRTKIVQILHSKVTQLQ